In Candidatus Cohnella colombiensis, one DNA window encodes the following:
- a CDS encoding DUF1861 family protein — MLTHMAQARSCIELLKELVIDQNQPKGERLVFSGVSDRDVYNIAAPFLDNGELVIAGRVEARHKEASEVIFFVNRKGEWVPRNNAPIFALQDPFFSFINGELVFGGVEVYFDSEDSDYVTSWRTVFFRGNSINELESFAQGPLTMKDIRLVELASGNIGVFTRPMVVDGARALIGYVEINNLSELTEEKILAAELFRNQFLLDEWGGVNEARLLSNGKIGVLGHIAYMEESNIRHYYPMVYCFDPELRNNSPIKLIASRAMFQEGPAKRTDLQDVLFSGGIVRHSNGTASLYTGVSDSEAHVIVIADPFLEYEK, encoded by the coding sequence ATGCTTACACATATGGCACAAGCAAGATCATGCATTGAGCTGTTGAAGGAATTAGTAATTGACCAGAACCAGCCTAAGGGAGAGAGGTTGGTATTCTCGGGTGTAAGTGATCGTGATGTTTACAACATCGCTGCGCCATTTTTGGACAACGGGGAATTGGTCATTGCTGGGCGGGTTGAAGCTCGTCATAAGGAAGCTTCTGAAGTCATCTTCTTTGTTAACCGCAAAGGTGAATGGGTGCCTAGAAACAATGCACCGATATTTGCATTACAGGATCCCTTCTTCTCGTTTATTAATGGGGAATTGGTGTTTGGTGGTGTAGAGGTGTACTTCGATAGCGAGGATAGCGATTACGTTACTTCCTGGAGAACCGTCTTTTTTCGAGGGAATTCAATCAACGAGCTGGAGTCATTCGCGCAAGGTCCACTTACGATGAAAGATATCCGGCTTGTTGAACTGGCGAGTGGCAATATTGGCGTATTCACTAGACCAATGGTCGTCGATGGTGCACGAGCTTTGATCGGTTATGTGGAGATTAACAATTTATCAGAGCTGACTGAGGAAAAAATATTAGCAGCAGAGCTGTTTCGTAATCAATTCCTGCTCGATGAGTGGGGTGGGGTGAACGAGGCCAGACTGCTGTCTAACGGAAAGATCGGTGTACTTGGGCATATTGCTTATATGGAAGAAAGCAATATCCGCCACTATTATCCGATGGTGTATTGCTTTGATCCTGAGCTTAGGAACAACAGTCCGATTAAACTAATCGCTTCAAGAGCCATGTTTCAGGAGGGGCCTGCTAAGCGCACAGACCTGCAGGATGTGCTGTTCAGCGGAGGAATCGTACGACATTCGAATGGAACAGCGTCTCTCTACACCGGCGTTAGCGACTCGGAAGCGCACGTCATCGTTATAGCAGATCCTTTCCTTGAATATGAGAAATAA